The following is a genomic window from Sphingomonas sinipercae.
GGACAGCGGTGCGTGGACGCTGATGGCCCACGGTACGCTCAACGCCGTGTTCGATCGTCAGTCTGGCCCGCGCGGCGACGACAAGCTGTTCGTCAGCGGGATGGTCATGGGCATGGCGCGGCGGCCGCTTGGCAATGGAACGCTGCAGCTCCGCGCCGGCATCAGCCCGGACCCGCTGATGGGCAAGCGCGGCTATCCCCTTTTGCTTGCAAGCGGGGAGACCGCCGACGGTGTCGAACATCTCATCGACCGCCAGCACCCGCACGATTTCTTCATGGAGCTCTCGGCGTCCATTTCGCAGGACATCGGGGCCGGCAGCAGCCTGTTCGTCTACGGCGGCTTGCCGGGTGAGCCGGCATTCGGCCCGCCGGCCTTCATGCATCGCGAAGCGGTGATGGATTCGCCGGAAGCGCCCATCAGCCACCATTGGCTGGACTCGACGCACATCAGCTTTGGCGTCCTGACCGCGGGTGTGGTTGCCAACCGCTTCAAGCTGGAGGTGAGCCGCTTCAACGCGCGCGAGCCCGACCAGCACCGCTGGAACATCGAAACCGGCCCGCTGGATTCGACCGCGGTCCGGATTTCCTGGAACCCGACGCGAGAGCTTGCCCTCCAGGGCAGCTGGGGCAAGTTCAAAAGCCCCGAACAGCTCGAACCCGGAGTCGACCAGGACCGCTGGTCGGCGAGCGCGCTTTACGCGACCGAGCTTGGATCGGGGTGGAAGCTGGCCGGCACACTGGCGTGGGGCCGCAAGTCGATCGTTCATCACGAGGAGCGGCAGAACGATGACGCGTTCGTCGCCGAAGCGGCGCTCAAGCGGGCGGACTGGACGATCTTCGGTCGCGCCGAGATGACCGAGAACCGGGAACTGGTCGAAGATGCGGACGAGCACGGCCCGGCATTCAAGGTCGGCAAGGCGAGCGTCGGCGCGGTCCGCGATTTCGACGTCGCGCCCCACGTAAAATTCGGCGCGGGCGCGCTGTTCTCGCTGAATTTCGTTCCCCGCGCGCTGGCGCCGCTTTACGGTGGCGGCAATCCGACCGGGGCAATGGCCTTCGTTCGCCTGAAGATCGACTAAGGGAGGGCATATGCGCTGGGGAATCCTTGCTGGTTTGCTGTTTGTCTGCGCAGGGACCGCTCCGGCGCAGGTCGCCCATCATCCGGCGCATTTCGCGGCGCTTTCGCCGCAGGCCAGCCAGGCTGCTGAAACCGTTGATGCCTTTCACGCCGCGCTGCGCCGCGGCGACACGGATGGGGCGGCAATGCTGCTGGCCGCGGGTGCCGTCATCTTCGAAGGCGGGGACGTGGAACGGTCGAAGGCGGAATATGCGGCGCACCATCTTGGCGCCGACGCGCAATTCGCCGCCGCGGTCCCGTCGAAGGTTTCGCGCCGTAGCGGCTCGGTAATCGGAAATATGGCGTGGGTTGCGACGGAAGGGCGGACGACTGGCAGCTTCAAGGGGCGGGACGTGGATAGCGTCACCACCGAAACCGCGATCCTCGAGCGGGTCGGCTCCAACTGGAAGATCGTTCACCTGCACTGGTCGTCGCGCAAGGCCGGCGCGGCTGATTGACTAGGCGGCGCGCAGCCCACATATGCCCCTCGCCTTCGCGCAAGGCCCCTTCGTCTAGCGGTCTAGGACGTCGCCCTCTCACGGCGAAAACACGGGTTCGAGTCCCGTAGGGGTCACCAGCCGCGCCCGCCTTACGCTCCGACGCGCACCGGCGCCGGCGCGGCGAGTGGCACGAGGTGGACCTTCAGTCGTTCTTGACGGGAACTTTGAAAGCCGCTCCGTCGCATCTAGAGTGGCTAGCCGTACCGTCTGGAGGTCAAACTGTTCGCGTTGAAGT
Proteins encoded in this region:
- a CDS encoding nuclear transport factor 2 family protein, whose amino-acid sequence is MRWGILAGLLFVCAGTAPAQVAHHPAHFAALSPQASQAAETVDAFHAALRRGDTDGAAMLLAAGAVIFEGGDVERSKAEYAAHHLGADAQFAAAVPSKVSRRSGSVIGNMAWVATEGRTTGSFKGRDVDSVTTETAILERVGSNWKIVHLHWSSRKAGAAD